One Gimesia aquarii DNA segment encodes these proteins:
- a CDS encoding PSD1 and planctomycete cytochrome C domain-containing protein, whose product MYAFQCMRSVICCPPIMLATILCTSSVCWSDSISATKPIVKQQIDFEKTVRPIFVKHCLDCHGPDDREGGLRLTSRKNILLRNDSGEPAIVVGKSDQSILYHRISTQNEKEQMPPSDAGERLSSQEILTLKQWIDQGAHWPTESEEPKHWAYVPPVKNMPPVLKGEVRINNPIDSFIVEKLRSQETPLSQAEPASPARLLRRVSLDLIGLPPTLEDVIAFEKNPSPKAYEKYVDSLLQSPRYGEKWARQWLDLARYADSNGFQADQLREMWLYRDWVIKSLNQDLPFDQFTIQQLAGDLLPQATIDQKIATGFHRCTTCNVEAGVDPEENRVNQIFDRVNATGLVWLGTTFECAQCHNHKYDPFSQQDYYQIFAFFNNTPLEVKQVGKSVTFEVTGPKLALPLDKKAEQTKDELTKQRLAVQTQLNARQKALVESLPKWEETMLALLENSEESTKVPVTVQKILRTNSEKRTSKQKKELKSFQQKQDKAYSTLEKDLNRIRNALKAFEPDTTLVMVEMSEPRMNHIFKRGDFLNKGAAVTPQTPDALHPLKTNRKPDRLAFAKWLVARENPLVARVTVNRWWSQFFGHGIVATQEDFGSQGDAPTHPELLDWLAVEFMEHNWSMKHIHKLIVMSATYQQSSKVTPALLEVDPYNQLYTRGPRLRLAAESIRDNALAISGLLSTKMGGPPVYPPQPKGLWRHVGRNAPKYLTSTTEDRYRRGVYVIWRRSAPYPSFTNFDAPDRGSCVINRSRTNTPLQALTLLNDPAYIEIAVGLAKRLATKDIASNLSDRERVTYAFRLCVARKPKTEEVDLLTKVFQQELKYFQEHPQAAQKLISAENRPEGVGATRMAAWLYIANILLNLDETITKG is encoded by the coding sequence ATGTATGCTTTTCAATGTATGCGATCTGTCATTTGTTGCCCCCCAATAATGTTGGCCACCATTCTCTGCACTTCGTCTGTATGCTGGTCCGATTCTATATCAGCAACAAAACCAATCGTTAAGCAGCAAATCGATTTTGAAAAAACCGTACGTCCTATCTTTGTTAAACATTGTCTGGACTGTCATGGTCCAGATGACCGCGAAGGGGGCTTACGACTCACAAGCCGCAAAAACATCCTGCTCCGAAATGATTCTGGTGAACCAGCAATTGTTGTTGGCAAAAGTGATCAAAGCATACTTTACCATCGTATCTCAACGCAGAATGAAAAAGAACAGATGCCACCCTCTGATGCAGGCGAGCGTCTTTCCAGTCAGGAAATCCTAACTCTGAAACAATGGATTGATCAGGGTGCACACTGGCCAACAGAGTCAGAAGAGCCTAAGCACTGGGCTTATGTGCCACCTGTCAAAAACATGCCACCTGTTCTCAAAGGTGAAGTTCGTATCAACAATCCTATTGATTCTTTTATTGTCGAAAAACTACGAAGTCAGGAGACACCGCTTTCGCAAGCAGAACCAGCCAGTCCAGCACGTTTACTGCGGCGCGTCTCTCTTGATCTGATCGGGTTACCTCCGACACTTGAGGATGTAATTGCTTTCGAAAAAAATCCTTCGCCAAAAGCTTATGAGAAGTATGTTGACTCTCTGTTACAATCTCCGCGCTATGGAGAAAAGTGGGCACGGCAATGGCTCGATCTGGCACGCTATGCCGATTCGAACGGCTTTCAGGCAGATCAATTACGCGAGATGTGGCTATATCGCGATTGGGTTATCAAGTCTCTCAATCAGGATCTCCCCTTCGACCAGTTCACGATTCAGCAATTAGCGGGTGACCTCCTGCCACAAGCGACCATCGACCAAAAAATTGCCACCGGATTTCACCGCTGCACCACCTGTAATGTTGAAGCAGGAGTTGACCCGGAAGAAAATCGTGTCAATCAGATTTTTGACCGCGTGAACGCTACCGGACTGGTTTGGCTGGGAACCACGTTCGAATGTGCTCAATGCCACAACCATAAATATGATCCTTTCTCACAGCAGGACTACTATCAAATTTTTGCGTTCTTTAACAACACTCCTTTGGAAGTAAAACAGGTTGGCAAAAGTGTGACATTTGAAGTTACCGGCCCCAAGCTGGCCTTACCTCTGGATAAGAAGGCAGAACAAACAAAGGACGAACTGACCAAACAACGATTAGCTGTTCAGACTCAATTAAACGCCCGGCAAAAAGCGCTGGTTGAATCGCTACCAAAGTGGGAAGAAACTATGCTCGCACTTTTGGAAAACAGTGAAGAAAGCACAAAAGTTCCTGTAACAGTTCAAAAAATTCTCCGTACCAATTCTGAAAAACGTACAAGCAAACAAAAAAAAGAGTTAAAAAGTTTTCAACAAAAACAAGACAAAGCTTACTCTACTTTAGAAAAAGATCTCAATCGTATTCGAAACGCATTAAAAGCATTTGAACCTGACACAACATTAGTGATGGTTGAAATGTCAGAACCGAGGATGAATCACATTTTCAAACGAGGTGACTTTCTTAATAAAGGAGCCGCAGTCACACCACAAACTCCAGATGCCCTGCATCCTCTAAAAACGAACAGGAAACCAGATCGTCTCGCTTTCGCGAAATGGTTGGTCGCCAGAGAGAATCCACTGGTTGCCCGTGTAACAGTGAATCGCTGGTGGTCTCAATTTTTTGGGCATGGAATCGTAGCAACTCAAGAAGATTTTGGCAGCCAGGGCGATGCTCCCACTCATCCTGAATTACTTGATTGGCTAGCAGTTGAATTTATGGAGCACAACTGGTCAATGAAACATATCCACAAACTGATTGTGATGTCGGCTACCTATCAACAATCTTCAAAAGTGACTCCGGCTCTATTGGAAGTAGACCCTTATAATCAGTTATATACGCGCGGTCCACGATTACGACTTGCGGCAGAAAGTATTCGAGACAATGCACTGGCCATTAGTGGTTTACTTTCAACTAAAATGGGAGGGCCTCCCGTTTATCCGCCACAACCAAAGGGACTCTGGAGACATGTCGGCCGTAATGCTCCCAAGTATCTCACTTCTACAACAGAAGACCGCTACCGCAGAGGTGTGTATGTGATCTGGCGTCGAAGTGCCCCTTATCCCAGTTTTACGAATTTTGATGCACCTGATCGAGGTTCATGCGTGATCAATCGTTCGCGAACCAATACTCCTCTGCAGGCACTCACATTATTAAATGATCCCGCTTATATTGAAATTGCCGTTGGTCTGGCAAAACGACTGGCAACAAAAGACATCGCTTCCAATCTAAGTGATCGCGAAAGGGTTACCTATGCATTCCGACTCTGTGTAGCCCGTAAACCAAAGACGGAAGAAGTGGACCTTCTGACGAAAGTGTTTCAGCAAGAATTAAAATACTTTCAGGAACATCCCCAAGCAGCCCAAAAACTAATCTCGGCAGAGAATCGTCCTGAGGGAGTGGGCGCCACACGCATGGCAGCATGGCTTTATATCGCCAACATTCTGTTGAATCTCGATGAAACAATTACAAAGGGATAA
- a CDS encoding DUF1501 domain-containing protein, which yields MNDHWQQLLNYTRREFFQRAGMGVGGAALTALLTDSLQAAAPSATNPMAARKSHFPPKAKNVIFLHMVGAPSHLDLFDAKPKLQELDGELVPDKLWEGLRLAFIREQPKLMGSPFAFQQQGEAGINVSELMPHLGTVSDELCMIHSLKTDHFNHAPAQLFFQTGFSRFGRPSFGSWVNYGLGSENNNLPGFVVLITGNVAGAGNSLWGSGFLPSIYQGVEFRSQGDPVLFLSNPKGMTGNDRKRIIDSVNQLNRVQLADVGDPEIATRINQYEMAYRMQSAVPELMDISNEPKHIHEQYGTQPGKASFANNCLLARRLVERGVRFVQLFDQGWDHHGSLVKNIQKKCKQVDQPIAALISDLKQRGLLDDTLVVWGAEFGRTPMVQGDRKAPGRDHHKDAYTVWMAGGGVKRGFVFGKTDDIGFHVAENPMHVNDFHATLLHLLGMDHERLTFKFQGLDMRVTGVAGNVVPEIIA from the coding sequence ATGAACGACCACTGGCAGCAATTGCTGAATTATACCCGACGTGAGTTCTTTCAACGCGCAGGAATGGGGGTAGGCGGCGCTGCGTTGACAGCCTTATTAACTGATAGCTTGCAGGCAGCGGCTCCGTCAGCCACAAATCCGATGGCAGCCCGTAAATCGCATTTTCCTCCGAAAGCCAAAAACGTAATTTTCCTGCACATGGTGGGTGCACCTTCACACCTTGATCTTTTCGATGCCAAACCAAAGCTACAAGAGCTGGACGGAGAACTCGTTCCCGACAAACTCTGGGAAGGTTTGCGGTTAGCGTTTATTCGTGAGCAACCCAAATTGATGGGAAGTCCGTTCGCCTTTCAGCAACAGGGAGAAGCCGGCATCAATGTCTCAGAATTGATGCCCCATCTGGGAACCGTCTCCGATGAACTTTGCATGATCCACTCTTTGAAAACCGATCATTTCAATCATGCACCCGCCCAACTATTTTTTCAAACCGGTTTTTCACGATTCGGTCGCCCTTCTTTTGGATCCTGGGTGAATTATGGCCTGGGTTCGGAAAATAATAATCTTCCTGGATTCGTAGTGCTAATTACTGGTAACGTCGCGGGAGCCGGTAACAGCCTCTGGGGCAGTGGTTTCCTGCCCAGCATTTATCAGGGTGTCGAATTTCGTTCACAGGGAGACCCGGTATTATTTCTTTCCAATCCCAAAGGCATGACTGGTAATGACCGCAAGCGTATTATCGACAGTGTGAATCAATTAAACAGAGTCCAATTGGCTGATGTTGGTGACCCGGAAATCGCAACGCGCATTAACCAATATGAAATGGCTTACCGTATGCAATCTGCAGTCCCGGAACTCATGGATATTTCCAACGAACCCAAACATATTCACGAGCAATATGGTACACAACCTGGTAAAGCAAGTTTTGCGAATAACTGTCTGTTAGCCAGACGGCTTGTGGAACGGGGTGTGCGGTTTGTGCAATTGTTTGATCAGGGATGGGATCATCATGGAAGTCTCGTCAAAAACATTCAAAAGAAGTGCAAACAAGTCGACCAGCCCATTGCAGCCCTGATTAGCGATCTGAAACAGAGAGGTCTGTTGGATGATACACTCGTGGTTTGGGGTGCTGAATTTGGACGAACCCCCATGGTTCAAGGTGACAGAAAGGCTCCTGGTCGTGACCACCATAAAGATGCCTATACAGTCTGGATGGCAGGCGGCGGTGTGAAACGCGGGTTCGTTTTTGGCAAGACAGATGATATCGGATTTCATGTCGCTGAAAACCCAATGCACGTGAATGATTTTCATGCCACCTTACTGCATTTGTTAGGCATGGACCATGAACGTCTTACCTTTAAATTTCAAGGTCTCGACATGCGAGTCACCGGCGTGGCCGGAAATGTCGTTCCTGAAATTATCGCCTGA
- the nrdR gene encoding transcriptional regulator NrdR → MMCPFCRDGETKVIDSRLSQPFSVRRRRECLACGKRYTTYEKIEESPLKVIKKDGARVPFDRTKMVKGIETACYKRPVSPDKIEALVSQIEAEIYENFDREVPSRFIGEHVSAVLKDVDQVAFVRFASVYRNFTDANDFVTEIQPMLRTDD, encoded by the coding sequence ATGATGTGCCCTTTTTGTCGTGATGGTGAGACGAAAGTGATTGATTCTCGTTTGAGTCAACCTTTCAGTGTGCGCCGAAGACGAGAATGTCTGGCTTGCGGTAAACGTTACACGACTTACGAAAAGATTGAAGAATCACCTCTGAAAGTCATCAAGAAAGATGGTGCACGTGTTCCCTTTGACCGTACCAAGATGGTGAAGGGTATAGAGACCGCCTGTTATAAAAGGCCGGTTAGTCCTGATAAAATTGAAGCACTCGTATCACAAATCGAAGCTGAAATTTATGAGAACTTCGATCGCGAAGTTCCCTCACGTTTTATTGGTGAGCATGTTTCTGCGGTTTTGAAAGACGTCGATCAGGTTGCCTTTGTACGGTTTGCATCAGTTTATCGCAACTTCACCGATGCGAACGATTTTGTGACCGAGATCCAACCCATGTTACGAACTGATGATTAA
- a CDS encoding sodium:solute symporter, with protein MSSIVIGLWANRYVGNLSDYLVAGRKLRLRLALATMTGTELGLVTVMYMAELGFMKQYASLYLAFLEAGAVLLIGITGFVVYRLRASSIMTIPEYYEKRYSSRVRIVGATVMVVSGVLNMGLFLKAGSQFVTAISGMQDETSLKLIMTGLLLLVLFYTVLGGMVSVVITDLIQFLILGTGMVIVTGVVFWSIGWEGFSAIVTTQNGYFNPFDSHNPSGKGPGIGWLEIIQMTVVIGSAAMLWPTSAARTLSCQSAEVAQKLYTLSSVSFLARRALPVFWGIGTFAFFASQPALFAEFEEAVKTNASITSLSAMPLFLAKVVPTGLLGLVTAGMIAAFMSTHDSYLLCWSGVITQDIVAPLAGPMSQRSRILLTRIAIFIIGAMLLTWGLWYEVSSDLWGYLAVTGTVYLSGAIPTVVGGLYWKRGSQAGALAAILGGLLGLSAMGPCVGYINEKFSLGVNGTHLTLITFAFSIILYIAVSLIFPDKAPQTETVETSTFS; from the coding sequence TTGTCATCAATCGTAATTGGTTTGTGGGCCAATCGTTACGTCGGTAATCTTTCTGATTATCTGGTTGCGGGGCGTAAACTACGTCTTAGGCTCGCGCTGGCAACAATGACCGGGACAGAACTTGGATTGGTCACGGTCATGTACATGGCGGAACTTGGTTTTATGAAGCAATATGCTTCTTTGTATCTCGCATTTCTGGAAGCAGGGGCCGTGTTACTCATTGGGATAACCGGTTTCGTGGTCTATCGCTTACGTGCTTCTTCGATCATGACAATTCCCGAATATTATGAGAAACGCTATTCATCCCGTGTTCGAATTGTGGGAGCCACGGTCATGGTCGTTTCAGGTGTCTTGAATATGGGGTTGTTTTTGAAAGCAGGTTCTCAGTTTGTGACGGCAATTTCTGGGATGCAGGATGAAACATCTCTTAAACTGATCATGACCGGACTGTTGTTGCTTGTACTCTTTTACACAGTATTGGGGGGCATGGTATCTGTAGTCATCACCGACCTGATTCAGTTTTTGATTCTGGGCACTGGTATGGTGATTGTCACGGGGGTTGTATTCTGGTCGATCGGTTGGGAAGGTTTCTCGGCAATTGTGACAACACAAAATGGTTATTTTAATCCTTTTGATTCGCACAACCCTTCCGGTAAAGGGCCAGGGATTGGCTGGTTGGAGATCATCCAGATGACAGTCGTCATTGGGTCTGCAGCAATGCTATGGCCGACGAGTGCCGCCAGAACACTTTCCTGCCAGAGTGCGGAAGTTGCTCAGAAACTTTATACTTTAAGCTCGGTTTCATTTTTAGCACGACGTGCATTACCTGTTTTCTGGGGCATTGGCACATTTGCTTTTTTTGCTTCACAGCCGGCGCTGTTCGCTGAATTTGAAGAAGCCGTCAAGACGAATGCCTCAATCACTTCGTTATCAGCTATGCCTCTCTTTCTGGCGAAAGTAGTACCTACAGGATTATTAGGACTTGTGACGGCGGGTATGATTGCCGCTTTTATGTCGACTCACGACAGCTACTTGCTCTGCTGGAGTGGTGTCATTACACAGGACATTGTGGCACCGCTTGCGGGGCCGATGAGTCAACGTTCTCGAATTTTGCTAACTCGAATTGCGATTTTCATCATTGGCGCGATGTTGTTGACTTGGGGGCTCTGGTATGAAGTCAGCAGTGATTTGTGGGGCTATCTTGCTGTGACAGGGACCGTTTATCTCTCAGGAGCCATTCCTACTGTAGTGGGAGGCTTGTACTGGAAACGAGGTAGTCAGGCAGGGGCTCTCGCAGCGATTCTCGGTGGGCTACTGGGTCTTTCGGCAATGGGGCCTTGTGTGGGATATATTAATGAAAAATTCTCATTAGGAGTGAATGGAACACACCTTACTCTAATAACGTTTGCATTTTCTATCATACTTTACATTGCTGTGTCTCTCATATTTCCTGATAAAGCACCTCAAACAGAGACAGTAGAAACGAGCACTTTTTCATAA
- a CDS encoding small basic protein, whose amino-acid sequence MSLDKSLKSKSSLVRTRNVLKRAERIEKLKFEDRWVEGQCALGLPKVRVEKISIGKKKKKKKEEDSDD is encoded by the coding sequence GTGTCACTCGACAAAAGTTTGAAGAGTAAAAGTTCGCTGGTACGTACACGCAACGTACTGAAACGCGCAGAGCGAATTGAAAAATTAAAGTTCGAAGACCGTTGGGTTGAAGGTCAATGTGCGCTCGGTTTACCTAAAGTTCGAGTTGAAAAAATTTCTATTGGTAAGAAGAAGAAAAAGAAGAAAGAAGAAGATTCAGACGATTAG
- a CDS encoding GH3 auxin-responsive promoter family protein: MHTLYLLRAAGGTFTRRRYRRAANSFLSLTNDCRQVQQQTLRRILSLNANSDFSRQWKLNEACTIEEFQSRFPVSDYERFRPFIDRVKNGETSALLGAANRLLMFTLSSGTTSDSKFIPITEPFLKDYRQGWQNWGILAYNDYPKLKYQNIVQLSSNFDKFRTPGGTPCGNISGLVAAMQSRVVKLLYTVPSEVSQIDEAYLKYYTAIRLSLADPYVGMVTTANPSTLLHMAQFTDQHRESLIRDIFDGTLTGAEELDSEIYRKLKPRLSRKKKQRARQLTRIIERTGHLYPRDFWPDLSLLAVWMGGSAGAYLSQLTPYYGNLPIRDHGLSASEGRMTIPLESGISTGVLDITSHFFEFVPEAEDPLTSTNVLTADQLQSGQNYFILLTTPSGLYRYHICDVVRCTGFYQTTPMLEFLHKGAHISNLTGEKITESQVVDSVRKAIQNTSLEIGQYSFIPKWDKPPHYQLLVEESVSLSTTKLPDLLEQIDTLLQEANCEYEEKRQSGRLAPPELCSLPKGTWNRFAEERQKKLGGSIEQYKHPCLIPELDHADQIVAQFSG, from the coding sequence ATGCATACCCTGTATCTGCTACGAGCTGCTGGAGGCACATTCACACGACGCCGATATCGTCGCGCAGCAAATTCCTTTCTTTCTCTAACCAATGACTGTCGACAAGTCCAACAGCAAACGCTTCGTCGAATTTTGAGCTTGAATGCCAACAGTGATTTCAGTCGCCAATGGAAGCTGAACGAAGCCTGCACCATTGAAGAATTTCAGTCTCGCTTCCCGGTCTCTGATTATGAACGCTTTCGCCCATTTATTGATCGGGTCAAAAACGGAGAGACCTCTGCATTGCTGGGAGCAGCCAATCGTCTCTTGATGTTTACTCTGAGTAGCGGAACGACCTCGGATTCCAAATTTATTCCGATTACCGAACCATTCCTCAAAGATTATCGCCAGGGCTGGCAGAACTGGGGCATCCTCGCTTACAACGACTACCCAAAATTAAAATATCAAAACATTGTCCAACTCTCCAGCAATTTTGATAAGTTTCGAACCCCCGGTGGAACCCCCTGTGGTAATATCAGCGGACTGGTTGCTGCGATGCAAAGTCGGGTTGTGAAGTTGCTTTACACTGTACCCAGTGAAGTTTCACAAATTGATGAGGCATACCTAAAATATTACACAGCGATCCGCTTATCGCTGGCTGACCCTTACGTAGGTATGGTCACCACAGCAAATCCCAGCACACTATTACACATGGCGCAATTCACGGACCAGCATCGAGAGTCGCTCATTCGCGATATCTTCGATGGAACACTGACAGGTGCAGAAGAGCTCGACTCAGAGATATACCGAAAACTGAAGCCTCGTCTCAGCCGCAAAAAGAAACAACGTGCGCGGCAACTGACAAGAATCATCGAACGTACGGGACATCTTTACCCACGTGATTTCTGGCCTGACCTTTCTTTACTTGCTGTTTGGATGGGGGGGAGTGCTGGTGCATATCTATCACAACTCACCCCGTACTATGGCAATCTACCGATCCGTGATCATGGGCTCTCGGCCAGCGAAGGTCGTATGACGATTCCTCTTGAATCAGGAATTTCCACCGGAGTATTGGACATTACCTCTCATTTTTTTGAATTCGTGCCAGAAGCAGAAGATCCGCTAACCTCAACTAATGTCTTAACGGCCGATCAACTTCAATCTGGTCAGAATTACTTTATTTTACTGACCACACCATCGGGCCTGTATCGTTATCATATCTGCGATGTCGTCCGTTGTACCGGGTTTTATCAAACGACACCAATGCTCGAATTTCTCCATAAGGGGGCGCATATTTCTAATCTGACGGGAGAAAAAATTACAGAATCACAAGTCGTCGACTCTGTCCGAAAAGCAATTCAAAATACGTCACTCGAAATCGGTCAATACTCCTTTATTCCCAAGTGGGACAAACCACCTCACTACCAATTGCTCGTCGAAGAATCAGTTTCCCTCTCGACCACAAAACTCCCAGATCTTCTAGAGCAAATTGATACACTGCTTCAAGAGGCCAATTGTGAATACGAAGAAAAACGTCAATCAGGCCGCCTTGCTCCACCAGAACTTTGCTCACTCCCTAAAGGAACCTGGAATCGTTTCGCTGAGGAACGACAGAAAAAACTGGGAGGCAGTATCGAGCAGTACAAACATCCCTGCCTGATACCGGAACTAGACCATGCAGATCAAATTGTAGCGCAATTTTCAGGCTGA